The following are encoded together in the Streptomyces flavofungini genome:
- a CDS encoding aspartate aminotransferase family protein: MRTRRQRLAETKAAHNHPAYAKMAFVMGCGVQGKGTGSRVLDDEGTPHLALFDQYGNQSFGYSHPRIVAAVRDQLDTGILNSTKIMFEEVQIRLSQRLAEATGQLLPYSYLANGGGETIDNALKLARAATGRPGVISARGCFHGKTFATLSASDRPEHRELLGPFMPHFRQVGFGDLDDLAAALDDTVAAVLLEPVQAEAGVIVPPPGYLQEVRRLCTEAGALLVLDEMQTAFGRCGTFFAYEQFGVAPDLVCVGKAFGGGVLPLSAVLGTKEVWEVLRVLPSTFGSSLGGNPLSCRVGLESIAIASDEAFLTGVKERARTIDERLSAAAERHGGIVAGHRGLGMMHGLEFTDGATAGLVLGRLLEEGVTSTYSLYHPNVLRVQPPMVISEDDLDHGLSVLEGILAEADTHRGATAGDGPRAAELSPVTRTVRLPHPPERVLALLRARPRLLDPFAADTGQRAGEGPVAEFAGRLGGDAVVWTDRCRFPADGVLLSAEPDWLWRTLERRATVTDDDGGSRVDVHVAWDTDSGAYEDMLGGRIGFLAGTRLDELITALAAELDTQAHAPGAARPDTPGRKSADT, translated from the coding sequence ATGCGGACACGGCGCCAGCGGCTGGCTGAGACCAAAGCGGCCCACAACCACCCGGCCTACGCGAAGATGGCGTTCGTCATGGGCTGCGGGGTCCAGGGAAAGGGGACGGGAAGCCGCGTTCTCGACGACGAGGGAACGCCCCACCTCGCCCTCTTCGACCAGTACGGGAACCAGTCCTTCGGCTACTCCCACCCGCGCATCGTCGCTGCCGTCCGCGACCAGCTCGACACCGGCATCCTGAACAGCACGAAGATCATGTTCGAGGAGGTGCAGATCCGGCTCTCCCAACGCCTCGCGGAGGCCACCGGACAGCTGCTGCCCTACTCGTACCTGGCCAACGGCGGCGGCGAGACCATCGACAACGCCCTCAAGCTGGCCCGCGCCGCGACCGGCCGCCCCGGCGTCATCAGCGCCCGCGGCTGCTTCCACGGCAAGACCTTCGCCACCCTCAGCGCCTCCGACCGCCCCGAGCACCGGGAGCTGCTCGGCCCGTTCATGCCGCACTTCCGGCAGGTCGGCTTCGGCGACCTGGACGATCTCGCCGCCGCACTCGACGACACCGTCGCCGCCGTGCTCCTGGAACCCGTCCAGGCGGAGGCCGGAGTGATCGTGCCGCCGCCCGGCTACCTCCAGGAGGTGCGCAGGCTCTGCACGGAGGCCGGTGCGCTGCTCGTCCTGGACGAGATGCAGACGGCGTTCGGCCGCTGCGGCACCTTCTTCGCGTACGAGCAGTTCGGCGTCGCCCCGGATCTGGTGTGCGTGGGCAAGGCCTTCGGCGGCGGCGTGCTGCCCCTGTCGGCCGTCCTCGGCACCAAGGAGGTGTGGGAGGTCCTGCGGGTGCTGCCCTCCACCTTCGGCTCCAGCCTGGGCGGCAACCCGCTGTCGTGCCGCGTCGGCCTGGAGTCCATCGCCATCGCCTCCGACGAGGCGTTCCTCACCGGTGTCAAGGAGCGGGCCCGCACCATCGACGAACGCCTCAGCGCCGCGGCCGAGCGCCATGGCGGCATCGTCGCCGGACACCGCGGCCTCGGCATGATGCACGGCCTGGAGTTCACCGACGGCGCGACGGCGGGGCTCGTCCTCGGCCGGCTCCTCGAAGAGGGCGTGACGTCCACGTACTCCCTCTACCACCCGAACGTCCTGCGGGTGCAGCCGCCGATGGTGATCTCCGAGGACGACCTCGACCACGGACTGTCCGTGCTCGAAGGGATCCTGGCGGAGGCCGACACCCACCGCGGCGCCACCGCGGGCGACGGTCCCCGGGCGGCCGAGCTGTCCCCGGTGACACGGACCGTACGGCTGCCGCACCCGCCCGAGCGCGTCCTCGCCCTGCTGCGGGCCCGCCCCCGCCTGCTCGACCCGTTCGCCGCCGACACCGGACAGCGCGCGGGCGAGGGCCCGGTGGCGGAGTTCGCCGGGCGGCTCGGGGGCGACGCCGTGGTCTGGACGGACCGCTGTCGGTTCCCCGCGGACGGCGTGCTGTTGAGCGCCGAGCCGGACTGGCTGTGGCGCACCCTCGAACGCCGGGCGACCGTCACGGACGACGACGGCGGCAGCCGCGTCGACGTCCACGTCGCCTGGGACACCGACAGCGGAGCGTACGAGGACATGCTCGGCGGCCGCATCGGCTTCCTCGCGGGCACCCGCCTCGACGAGCTGATCACCGCCCTGGCAGCGGAACTCGACACCCAGGCGCACGCACCCGGCGCGGCGCGACCGGACACCCCAGGAAGGAAGTCGGCCGACACGTGA
- a CDS encoding GNAT family N-acetyltransferase — protein sequence MDVTFKLARTEADVADVLRLRDAVYVADQGRLADAADTAATFDRFDAHAEYILGYVGGRAAGTVKVVPDSAAGLPCDDTVDISALRVGNRLVEFGHLMTLPSMRHREIGMALMREAVIHSARKHDMTHILGDFFVDDSEGLRGFYKEIGFFALHEPYEDTRFKGAPLSLVAALDVTEAVSRARTPEGRKSRLLQYFFGDYDTYARKEVTDADTAPAAG from the coding sequence GTGGACGTGACCTTCAAACTGGCGCGCACCGAGGCCGACGTGGCCGACGTGCTGCGGCTCCGTGACGCCGTCTACGTCGCGGACCAGGGCCGCCTCGCCGACGCGGCCGACACCGCCGCGACCTTCGACCGGTTCGACGCCCACGCCGAATACATCCTCGGATACGTCGGCGGCCGGGCAGCGGGCACCGTCAAGGTCGTGCCGGACTCGGCGGCCGGACTTCCGTGCGACGACACCGTCGACATCTCGGCGCTGCGCGTCGGCAACAGGCTCGTGGAATTCGGGCACTTGATGACGCTGCCGTCGATGCGCCACCGCGAGATCGGCATGGCGCTGATGCGCGAAGCCGTGATCCACAGCGCCAGGAAACACGACATGACGCACATCCTCGGCGACTTCTTCGTGGACGACTCCGAAGGGCTGCGGGGCTTCTACAAGGAAATCGGCTTCTTCGCCCTGCATGAGCCCTATGAGGACACCCGGTTCAAAGGCGCTCCGCTCAGCCTCGTCGCCGCCCTCGACGTCACCGAGGCGGTCAGCAGGGCCCGCACGCCCGAAGGCCGCAAGAGCCGGCTGCTCCAGTACTTCTTCGGCGACTACGACACCTACGCGCGCAAGGAGGTGACGGATGCGGACACGGCGCCAGCGGCTGGCTGA
- a CDS encoding fatty acid desaturase family protein, which yields MDLTAGDAVDPAMRNPQEATELRASLKHLRTEPRGWVFSLKFALCVALTVLGVVVVLQPVLWCRVVGVVLIGCMLAHAAELQHETLHNLAYRSRRANTVTGIVLGLPMLISFAAYKAAHMRHHRDLGTPENREFFDYGDQYGSKERARFGTFLDWTVRFTMVHHYALFVVNLGRSLLGREFKGESVRVSRRIRRDHFLAIGAILAFSGLSLALGSAIVLWVWLIPLVLVAGPVHAFIELPEHFGCEVLDRDPFANTRTIRSNRILTWFTNGNNYHVEHHLMPNLPLERLPDLHGEVKDRIRYFNRGYIEYFGKLLRK from the coding sequence ATGGATCTGACAGCGGGTGACGCCGTCGACCCGGCCATGCGGAATCCACAGGAGGCCACCGAACTCAGAGCGTCACTGAAACACCTGCGCACCGAGCCCAGGGGTTGGGTGTTCTCCCTCAAATTCGCCCTCTGTGTGGCCCTCACCGTGCTCGGCGTGGTGGTGGTGCTGCAACCGGTCCTCTGGTGCCGCGTCGTCGGCGTCGTCCTCATCGGCTGCATGCTCGCGCACGCCGCGGAACTCCAGCACGAGACGCTGCACAATCTCGCGTACCGCAGCCGCAGGGCGAACACGGTCACCGGCATCGTCCTCGGACTTCCGATGCTGATTTCCTTCGCCGCGTACAAGGCCGCGCACATGCGGCACCACCGCGATCTCGGCACACCGGAGAACCGTGAGTTCTTCGACTACGGAGACCAGTACGGCTCAAAAGAACGCGCGAGGTTCGGCACCTTCCTCGACTGGACTGTGCGCTTCACCATGGTCCATCACTACGCACTCTTCGTGGTGAACCTCGGGCGGTCGCTGCTCGGCCGGGAATTCAAGGGCGAGAGCGTTCGCGTATCGCGTCGGATACGCCGGGACCACTTCCTCGCAATCGGCGCGATCCTGGCCTTCTCCGGCCTTTCCCTGGCACTGGGTTCGGCGATTGTCCTGTGGGTATGGCTGATCCCGCTGGTACTCGTGGCAGGGCCCGTGCACGCCTTCATCGAACTGCCCGAGCATTTCGGCTGCGAGGTCCTGGACCGCGACCCCTTCGCCAACACCAGGACGATTCGCTCCAATCGCATCCTGACGTGGTTCACGAATGGCAACAACTACCACGTCGAGCACCATCTGATGCCGAATCTCCCGCTGGAGCGGCTGCCGGATCTGCACGGCGAGGTGAAGGACCGCATTCGCTACTTCAACCGCGGCTACATCGAGTACTTCGGAAAGCTGCTCCGTAAATGA
- a CDS encoding condensation domain-containing protein gives MLNRERTELPLLATQLRTWMAQAEDLANPVYCICDYLDIRGRIAPELMVLAHEQVEREAEALRLVIVPSAEEGGGYRQFLRADPAPLDFIDVSTGSDPGAAARTWMEKDAQGPVDPQMLCRAALLKVAEDHFVLYRRVHHAVVDGYSLALIFNRTAAVYTALARRLPAGDGAFPSFTRLTDTESAYRAGKSFTRDRAHWLDKMADRPAPVSLSGRSAGLAIGRRRTNELAPDRVGRLEAAADRLGVTWSDLAVSTIAAYAGLRTGAGELQLGLPTGGRLSPQVRNVPGMTMNILPLRIDVDTALPVGEFARHVSREVRQVLLHSRYPTAEISREVAERGDGARLWGPMVNVMKFDYKLDFAGATASMRTMSIPLTVDMTVYFFQTTADGTTEVILDVHPELFTPRETDAHFDGILALLDAIEKADPHTPVRDLNTAPLPEATG, from the coding sequence TTGCTTAATCGGGAGAGAACAGAACTACCACTGCTTGCTACGCAGTTGCGCACATGGATGGCTCAAGCGGAAGATCTCGCCAACCCTGTCTACTGTATTTGCGACTATCTCGACATTCGCGGGCGCATCGCCCCGGAACTGATGGTGCTGGCACATGAACAGGTGGAACGCGAGGCCGAGGCATTGCGCCTCGTCATTGTCCCCTCGGCTGAAGAGGGCGGCGGATACCGGCAATTCCTGAGAGCCGACCCCGCCCCGCTCGACTTCATCGACGTGAGCACCGGGTCCGACCCCGGGGCAGCGGCCAGGACATGGATGGAAAAGGACGCACAAGGGCCCGTCGACCCACAGATGTTGTGCCGCGCGGCACTCCTGAAAGTCGCCGAGGACCACTTCGTCCTGTACCGGCGCGTGCACCACGCGGTGGTCGACGGATACAGCCTCGCGCTCATCTTCAACCGCACGGCCGCCGTGTACACCGCCCTCGCGCGCCGACTCCCCGCGGGCGACGGAGCGTTCCCTTCGTTCACCCGCCTCACGGACACCGAGTCCGCCTACCGAGCGGGGAAGAGCTTCACGCGCGACCGCGCCCACTGGCTGGACAAGATGGCCGACCGCCCCGCACCGGTCAGCCTCTCCGGCCGCAGCGCCGGCCTCGCCATCGGCCGCCGCCGCACCAACGAACTCGCCCCGGACCGAGTCGGCCGCCTCGAAGCCGCGGCCGACAGGCTCGGCGTGACCTGGTCGGACCTCGCCGTCAGCACCATCGCCGCCTACGCGGGCCTTCGCACCGGCGCCGGTGAACTCCAGCTCGGACTGCCCACCGGCGGCCGCCTGAGCCCCCAGGTGCGCAACGTCCCCGGCATGACGATGAACATCCTGCCGCTGCGCATCGACGTCGACACGGCCCTGCCCGTCGGCGAGTTCGCACGGCACGTGTCGCGGGAAGTGCGCCAGGTCCTGCTGCACTCCCGCTACCCCACCGCCGAGATCTCCAGGGAAGTCGCCGAACGGGGCGACGGGGCACGGCTGTGGGGACCGATGGTGAACGTGATGAAATTCGACTACAAGCTGGATTTCGCCGGAGCCACCGCGTCGATGCGCACGATGTCGATTCCCCTCACCGTCGACATGACCGTGTACTTCTTCCAGACCACGGCCGACGGAACGACAGAAGTCATTCTCGACGTGCACCCCGAACTCTTCACCCCGCGGGAAACGGACGCGCACTTCGACGGAATCCTGGCCCTGCTCGACGCGATCGAGAAGGCCGACCCGCACACCCCCGTGCGCGACCTGAACACCGCACCGCTGCCCGAGGCAACCGGCTGA
- a CDS encoding MFS transporter, whose amino-acid sequence MATDRTATPPGAGWAGNRRGVAVVAALMLGAFAFNTTENLPIGVLKLMSDDMDVSLAAVGLLVSGYGLTVAVVSVPIAQLTRSVPRRLVLCLLLAALFLASVVAAVVSSYWVLLACRLVTAVAQALFWAVMGPVAVGLFPPHVRGRVIGALSVGGSAALVLGVPGGTWLGQHSSWQVPFLVVGALAIPPLLLIATALPSSPPEESHAVRGVAPDTRRFAVVLTVTGLTVTGVFAGYTYISKFLVDESGFTESTVSTLLLVLGVTGIVSVAVYGRLLDRFPRATLTLPVSTQAAGLLGLYVAGDSKPVAVLMMVLLGASLGPVFMATQSQVMHFAPGRTETAVAANGAAFNTGVAAGALAGGLLLPVIGVRGTFLVGGLMTVAALALLLEEQFLSVGRTKAWSHVPQPAPADKDVYSEH is encoded by the coding sequence ATGGCGACGGACCGAACAGCTACCCCACCCGGCGCCGGCTGGGCGGGGAACCGACGCGGCGTGGCCGTGGTGGCCGCGCTCATGCTGGGCGCGTTCGCCTTCAACACCACCGAGAACCTGCCGATCGGCGTCCTGAAGCTGATGTCGGACGACATGGACGTCTCCCTGGCCGCCGTCGGACTCCTGGTGTCGGGATACGGCCTGACCGTCGCCGTCGTTTCGGTGCCGATCGCCCAGCTCACCCGGTCCGTGCCGCGGCGTCTGGTGCTGTGCCTGCTGCTCGCCGCGCTCTTCCTCGCGAGCGTGGTGGCGGCGGTGGTCTCCTCGTACTGGGTGCTGCTCGCCTGCCGGTTGGTGACGGCGGTGGCGCAGGCGCTGTTCTGGGCGGTGATGGGGCCGGTCGCGGTCGGGCTGTTCCCGCCGCACGTGCGCGGCCGGGTCATCGGCGCGCTGTCCGTGGGCGGTTCGGCGGCTCTCGTCCTCGGGGTGCCCGGCGGCACCTGGCTCGGTCAGCACAGCAGTTGGCAGGTGCCGTTCCTCGTGGTCGGCGCGCTCGCCATCCCTCCGCTCCTCCTCATCGCGACGGCGCTGCCGTCCTCGCCCCCGGAGGAGAGTCACGCGGTGCGCGGCGTCGCCCCCGACACCCGCCGCTTCGCCGTCGTCCTGACCGTGACCGGCCTGACGGTGACGGGCGTCTTCGCGGGCTACACGTACATCTCCAAGTTCCTCGTGGACGAGAGCGGGTTCACCGAGTCCACGGTCAGCACCCTGCTGCTCGTCCTCGGCGTCACCGGCATCGTGTCCGTCGCGGTCTACGGCCGACTCCTCGACCGCTTCCCGCGCGCCACGCTCACCCTCCCCGTGAGCACGCAGGCCGCGGGGCTGCTCGGCCTGTACGTGGCGGGCGACTCGAAGCCCGTCGCCGTACTCATGATGGTGCTCCTGGGCGCCTCGCTCGGCCCGGTCTTCATGGCCACCCAGAGCCAGGTCATGCACTTCGCGCCCGGCCGCACGGAGACCGCCGTCGCGGCGAACGGCGCCGCGTTCAACACCGGGGTGGCCGCGGGCGCCCTGGCCGGCGGTCTGCTCCTGCCGGTCATCGGCGTACGCGGCACGTTCCTGGTGGGCGGCCTGATGACGGTGGCGGCCCTGGCCCTGCTCCTGGAGGAACAGTTCCTGTCCGTGGGCCGGACGAAGGCGTGGTCGCACGTGCCGCAGCCGGCCCCGGCGGACAAGGACGTCTACTCCGAACACTGA
- a CDS encoding SDR family oxidoreductase, which translates to MTPTTAQATSLARPLTGRVAVVTGASSGIGEATAQVLAAQGARVALLARRGERLAAHVARIEEAGGSALALPTDVTDPASLAAAAADVRSRLGRVDLLVNNAGLALPDQLDGSGGGNWQRMIDVNVTGAFAVVEAFVPDLLAAAAERGHADLVNISSAAAQSVLPGFAGYAATKAAFSHLSRNLRVRLNPADVRVTNIEPGTVDTELRDHIDDPAISAAVQEAVGSIEGIPSGTDVAELIAFAVGRPRHVNLPHLSVLPTREV; encoded by the coding sequence ATGACCCCCACCACCGCCCAGGCCACGTCCCTCGCCCGCCCCCTCACCGGCCGCGTGGCCGTCGTGACCGGCGCCTCCAGCGGCATCGGCGAGGCCACCGCGCAGGTCCTCGCCGCCCAGGGCGCGCGGGTCGCCCTGCTCGCGCGGCGCGGCGAGCGGCTCGCCGCACACGTGGCACGGATCGAGGAGGCGGGCGGCAGCGCGCTCGCGCTCCCGACGGACGTGACCGACCCCGCGTCCCTGGCGGCGGCAGCCGCCGACGTCCGCTCCCGGCTCGGGCGCGTCGACCTGCTCGTCAACAACGCGGGCCTCGCCCTGCCCGACCAGCTCGACGGGTCCGGCGGCGGCAACTGGCAGCGCATGATCGACGTGAACGTCACCGGGGCTTTCGCCGTCGTCGAGGCGTTCGTCCCCGACCTGCTCGCGGCCGCGGCCGAACGCGGCCACGCGGACCTCGTCAACATCTCCTCCGCGGCCGCCCAGAGCGTCCTTCCGGGCTTCGCCGGATACGCCGCCACCAAGGCCGCGTTCAGCCACCTCTCGCGCAACCTGCGCGTCCGGCTGAACCCCGCCGACGTACGCGTCACGAACATCGAACCCGGCACCGTGGACACCGAGCTGCGCGACCACATCGACGACCCCGCGATCAGCGCCGCCGTCCAGGAGGCCGTCGGCTCCATCGAGGGCATCCCCTCCGGGACCGACGTCGCCGAGCTCATCGCCTTCGCCGTGGGCCGTCCTCGCCATGTGAACCTGCCGCACCTCTCGGTGCTGCCCACGCGGGAGGTCTAG
- a CDS encoding helix-turn-helix transcriptional regulator, with product MDFRTELAAFLRSRRARLRPEDAGARPFGGRRRVPGLRREELAELAGVSVDYYVRLEQGRTHNVSDAVLDAVARALRLDDAERAHLGHLTRALRHPASTPPAPQPVRAGVKVLLGALDGVPAYVVGRRLDILGSNGPARALFTDFDALPAERRNVAWLHFLDAGVRGLYPDAEAWQETARDTVAALRMDLGRYPCDDRLCDLLGELSVRSDEFSALWSEQLVREHSHGVERLRHPVAGELLLRRETLRLPDAPDQALVTYAADEGTPSRAALAVLCAGAAVQRCGEGNATGLRRPDRLTARTPKKTLSLDRSTV from the coding sequence ATGGACTTCCGCACCGAACTCGCCGCCTTCCTCCGCTCCCGCCGCGCCCGGCTGCGGCCGGAGGACGCGGGGGCGCGCCCGTTCGGCGGGCGGCGGCGCGTGCCGGGCCTGCGCCGCGAGGAGCTGGCGGAGCTGGCCGGGGTCAGCGTCGACTACTACGTACGACTCGAACAGGGCAGGACCCACAACGTCTCCGACGCCGTCCTGGACGCCGTCGCCCGGGCCCTGCGGCTCGACGACGCCGAGCGCGCGCACCTGGGCCACCTGACCCGCGCCCTGCGCCACCCCGCCTCCACGCCGCCGGCCCCGCAGCCGGTCAGGGCGGGCGTCAAGGTGCTGCTCGGCGCGCTTGACGGCGTGCCCGCGTACGTCGTCGGCCGCCGCCTGGACATCCTCGGCTCCAACGGCCCGGCCCGCGCGCTGTTCACCGACTTCGACGCGCTGCCCGCCGAGCGGCGCAACGTGGCGTGGCTGCACTTCCTCGACGCGGGCGTGCGCGGCCTCTACCCGGACGCCGAGGCGTGGCAGGAGACCGCCCGCGACACCGTCGCCGCGCTCCGCATGGACCTGGGCCGCTACCCGTGCGACGACCGCCTCTGCGACCTGCTCGGCGAACTCTCCGTGCGCAGCGACGAGTTCAGCGCGCTGTGGTCCGAGCAGCTGGTGCGCGAGCACTCTCACGGCGTGGAGCGGCTGCGCCACCCGGTCGCCGGTGAGCTGCTCCTGCGCCGCGAGACGCTGCGCCTGCCGGACGCGCCCGACCAGGCCCTGGTCACGTACGCGGCCGACGAGGGCACGCCGTCCCGCGCGGCGCTCGCCGTGCTCTGTGCGGGCGCGGCGGTTCAGCGCTGCGGCGAGGGGAACGCCACGGGGCTGCGCAGGCCGGACCGGCTGACCGCGCGCACGCCGAAGAAGACGTTGTCCTTGGACAGGTCGACGGTGTGA
- a CDS encoding M28 family metallopeptidase — MAEQTGTSRRSVLAVAAAATTAGSLGLQAAPAAARDGDGRSPTAQEPPRALRALLREIDHRRIEATVRRLAAFGTRHTLSAQDDPRRGIGAARDWILAEMRRHAGAAGGRMRVELQSYVQEPGPRVPEPTRISNVVATLRGSASPDRLYVVSGHYDSRASDVMDFTSDAPGADDDASGVAVVMELARVMARRRLAATVVFAAVAGEEQGLLGAAHMAERYKLQKADLQGMFTNDIVGSPTADDGTRDPRTIRLFAEGVPTSETPEEAAVRRSVGGENDSPSRQLARFVRDVADNDATGMNVRVVYRRDRYLRGGDHIPFLERTYPAARFTEPAEDYAHQHQDVRVQDGKQYGDLPEFCDFPYIARVARVNAATLWSLAQAPGTPRGARILTAALTNATELVWERGPEKDLAGYEVVWRETTASDWTHVIDVGDATRHTVDLSKDNVFFGVRAVSRSGLRSPVAFPSPQR; from the coding sequence ATGGCGGAGCAGACGGGCACGTCCCGGCGCAGCGTTCTCGCGGTGGCCGCGGCCGCCACCACGGCCGGATCCCTCGGTCTTCAGGCCGCTCCCGCGGCGGCGCGCGACGGCGACGGTCGGAGTCCTACCGCGCAGGAGCCGCCGCGTGCACTGCGGGCGCTGCTGCGGGAGATCGACCACCGGCGCATCGAGGCGACGGTGCGGCGGCTCGCCGCGTTCGGCACCCGGCACACGCTCTCTGCGCAGGACGACCCCCGGCGCGGCATCGGCGCGGCACGGGACTGGATCCTCGCCGAGATGCGGCGGCACGCGGGCGCGGCGGGCGGCCGGATGCGCGTGGAGCTCCAGTCGTACGTCCAGGAGCCGGGCCCGCGCGTCCCGGAGCCGACGCGGATCAGCAACGTCGTGGCCACGCTGCGCGGTTCGGCGTCCCCCGACCGGCTGTACGTCGTGTCCGGGCACTACGACTCACGGGCCAGCGACGTCATGGACTTCACCAGCGACGCGCCCGGCGCCGACGACGACGCCTCCGGGGTCGCGGTCGTCATGGAGCTGGCCCGGGTCATGGCGCGCCGCAGGCTCGCGGCGACCGTCGTGTTCGCGGCCGTCGCCGGCGAGGAGCAGGGCCTGCTCGGCGCGGCGCACATGGCGGAGCGGTACAAGCTCCAGAAGGCCGACCTCCAGGGGATGTTCACCAACGACATCGTCGGCAGCCCCACCGCCGACGACGGCACCCGCGACCCGCGCACGATCCGCCTCTTCGCCGAGGGCGTGCCCACGTCCGAGACCCCTGAGGAAGCCGCCGTGCGGCGCTCGGTGGGCGGCGAGAACGACTCACCCTCGCGCCAGCTCGCCCGCTTCGTGCGGGACGTCGCCGACAACGACGCGACCGGCATGAACGTCCGCGTCGTCTACCGCCGCGACCGCTATCTGCGCGGCGGCGACCACATCCCCTTCCTCGAACGCACCTACCCCGCCGCCCGGTTCACCGAGCCCGCCGAGGACTACGCCCACCAGCACCAGGACGTCCGCGTTCAGGACGGCAAGCAGTACGGGGACCTGCCGGAGTTCTGCGACTTCCCGTACATCGCGCGCGTGGCCCGCGTGAACGCCGCCACCCTGTGGAGCCTCGCCCAGGCTCCTGGCACCCCGCGCGGCGCGCGGATCCTCACCGCCGCGCTGACCAACGCCACCGAACTCGTGTGGGAGCGGGGCCCGGAGAAGGACCTGGCGGGGTACGAAGTCGTCTGGCGCGAGACCACCGCTTCCGACTGGACCCATGTGATCGACGTCGGAGACGCCACCCGTCACACCGTCGACCTGTCCAAGGACAACGTCTTCTTCGGCGTGCGCGCGGTCAGCCGGTCCGGCCTGCGCAGCCCCGTGGCGTTCCCCTCGCCGCAGCGCTGA
- a CDS encoding GNAT family N-acetyltransferase, with amino-acid sequence MTIVLNEPGVDGLTGVVDALRVWQDDRTPLQLHPGDLGWAWALGAERLAAAVRTWSVDGRIIAVGYLDGPDVLRLTTAPDLRQDGDLARRLQADLDDPERGVLPPGKVALEIPDDALLREVLLEAGWNPDEPWTPLRHDLSGPVKDSGLRIEVAGPETAGVRTAVHRSAFGSPRFTEEVWHVLAAGPVYADARCLIGYDDQDNAVAAATVWSAGPGRPGLLEPVGVHADHRGHGHGTAISVAAAAALRELGASSALVSTPSSNAAAVATYRAAGYEPASERLDVSRAA; translated from the coding sequence ATGACGATCGTTCTGAACGAGCCCGGCGTCGACGGGCTGACCGGGGTCGTGGATGCCCTCCGCGTGTGGCAGGACGACCGCACGCCGCTGCAACTCCATCCGGGAGACCTCGGCTGGGCCTGGGCGCTGGGTGCGGAGAGGCTGGCCGCGGCCGTCCGTACCTGGAGCGTGGACGGACGGATCATTGCCGTCGGATACCTGGACGGTCCTGATGTGCTGCGGCTGACGACCGCGCCGGACCTGCGACAGGACGGTGATCTGGCGCGCCGGCTGCAGGCGGACCTCGATGATCCTGAGCGCGGGGTCCTGCCGCCCGGGAAGGTCGCTCTCGAAATCCCCGACGACGCCCTGCTCCGCGAGGTCCTCTTGGAGGCGGGCTGGAATCCGGACGAGCCGTGGACGCCGCTGCGCCATGACCTCTCCGGGCCGGTGAAGGACTCCGGTCTGCGGATCGAGGTGGCCGGCCCGGAGACGGCGGGGGTGCGGACCGCGGTGCATCGCTCGGCGTTCGGCAGCCCGAGGTTCACCGAGGAGGTCTGGCACGTCCTCGCGGCCGGGCCGGTCTATGCCGACGCCCGCTGCCTGATCGGCTACGACGACCAGGACAACGCGGTGGCCGCGGCGACGGTCTGGTCGGCCGGGCCCGGCAGGCCCGGCCTGCTGGAGCCGGTGGGCGTGCACGCCGACCATCGCGGCCACGGCCATGGGACGGCGATCAGCGTCGCCGCTGCGGCGGCGTTGCGTGAACTGGGTGCGTCAAGCGCACTCGTCAGCACCCCGAGCTCGAACGCTGCCGCCGTAGCCACGTACAGGGCGGCTGGATACGAGCCCGCGTCCGAACGGCTGGACGTCAGCCGAGCCGCCTGA